From one Felis catus isolate Fca126 chromosome E2, F.catus_Fca126_mat1.0, whole genome shotgun sequence genomic stretch:
- the LOC111558010 gene encoding basic salivary proline-rich protein 2-like: MQNAPAQGMDPPDSSPPGAPVGPARLPRAPAGPHGCLGPQAHPEPPSVPSRLPLAPQAHPEPHPEPLTAAPGPPGPPGAPHGCPGLPGPPAAQRRPSTAARAPPPASGPPGAPRQPLTAARAPRSPKSAPRAPRRLPRCSAKRGGLQASRRPHARAPAPTPGPARGGSHRLPAARLRGAQRRRAGEAMQPQPVPRPEREGGGGGGGLRAPAKRRGRREASPPLGRGQARAAPRRRGRSLRGRRAARSAAAPPRLGPSLHRAPARRPLAPGPGGGCGGRRPHETPPPIGPPYPPPPLARCGRAQDCARHGVGEEVRRRA, translated from the exons ATGCAAAACGCGCCCGCCCAGGGCATGGACCCACCCGACAGCA gccCACCTGGAGCCCCCGTCGGCCCCGCGCGGCTGCCCAGAGCCCCCGCAGGCCCTCACGGCTGTCTGGGCCCCCAGGCCCACCCAGAGCCGCCGTCAGTTCCTTCACGGCTGCCCCTGGCCCCGCAGGCCCACCCAGAACCCCACCCGGAGCCCCTCACGGcggccccggggcctccaggcccaccCGGAGCCCCTCACGGCTGCCCGGGCCTCCCAGGCCCACCCGCAGCCCAGCGTCGGCCCTCCACGGCTGCCCGGGCGCCCCCCCCCGCTTCcggccccccaggggccccccgTCAGCCCCTCACGGCTGCTCGGGCCCCCCGGAGCCCCAAGTCGGCCCCTCGGGCCCCCCGGCGCCTGCCGCGCTGCTCCGCCAAGAGAGGAGGCCTGCAGGCCTCGAGGCGGCCCCACGCCCGGGCGCCCGCCCCgacccccggcccggcccgcggcGGCTCTCACCGGCTCCCGGCTGCACGGCTCCGCGGGGCTCAGCGGCGGCGCGCGGGCGAGGCCATGCAGCCCCAGCCCGTCCCCCGGCCCGAGCGggaaggcggcggcggcggcggcgggctcCGAGCGCCGGCGAAGCGGCGAGGCCGGCGGGAGGCGAGCCCGCCCCTCGGGCGCGGCCAGGCTCGGGCGGCGCCGCGGCGGCGCGGGCGCTCACTGAGGGGACGTCGGGCCGCGCGCTCGGCGGCGGCGCCTCCCCGCCTGGGGCCCTCGCTCCATCGCGCTCCGGCTCGGCGGCCTCTGGCTCCCGGAcccggcggcggctgcggcgggcGCCGGCCGCATGAGACGCCGCCGCCCATTGGCCCGCCGTATCCGCCTCCGCCATTGGCCCGCTGCGGCCGGGCACAGGACTGCGCACGTCACGGCGTCGGGGAGGAAGTGCGCCGGCGGGCGTGA